The segment CTCCAGATTTCAGGATAGATTTGATCGCCTTTAAAGTGAGCTGATCCATCCAGGTACATTACATAAACCCCAGCAGCGTGCATGCTGCGAGCTGTCTGCTGAAAGTTCACTTCGTCCTCGATCACTGAAGAAGCGTAACAGGGCATGCCAACTTCTTGCAGATATTCGGAACCGACTTCCTGATGAATGCGGGTACAACCGAAGATGTCATCGGAGTCGTCATCCTGATTGTTCGGGCCGGCGCCATCTTCCTGGAAGCTGACCACTCCGTGACGTGCTGTCACTGAAGCCCCAATAAAACCTAATGCCCAGGATCCCCGAATATCAAACTTGTTTACCCCTGCCCTAATTTCATCAATCGCAATGAAATTGGACGATCCTGAACGAACATCATTGAAATCGAACGACTTGTTCACGCCGGCAATTCCATGCCCCCACATCTGGGTGTTGTCTTCGAAAATGCGTTCGCCGTCGACAAAGAATCCGTCCTTACAGTTGTCTCCGCCTGAATTGCCAACAGGCCACTCTACCTCTCCTCCGACGGTATGTCGGAAGCATCCGCGGTTGGGGCCCATATTGATGGCGTAGTTACCACGTGCATAAAGATTGTCGGGCTGGGAAGAGATTTCAGTTCGGTCATACATGTTCTCAGAAGTGTTAAAAATGTCAGAGGGGCAGATAAAGGTGCCAATACGTTCCATACGAACTGCCGCGTTGACCGGATCGGAAACGGGTTTCGAGAAATCATATGCGTTTTGCAAATTCCCCTGTTCAACAAACGGTAAAATCATCAGGTTCCAGTTGGCCATCATGCGGGCAGGCT is part of the Polystyrenella longa genome and harbors:
- a CDS encoding DUF1559 family PulG-like putative transporter — translated: MLRSSARRGFSLVELLVVIAIIGILLALLLPAVQQVRANARGVQCQNNLRQIGIALHSYQDLNRVFPPASIWAEPPGETLDSGRWAVGILDRVALGYAPSSEPARMMANWNLMILPFVEQGNLQNAYDFSKPVSDPVNAAVRMERIGTFICPSDIFNTSENMYDRTEISSQPDNLYARGNYAINMGPNRGCFRHTVGGEVEWPVGNSGGDNCKDGFFVDGERIFEDNTQMWGHGIAGVNKSFDFNDVRSGSSNFIAIDEIRAGVNKFDIRGSWALGFIGASVTARHGVVSFQEDGAGPNNQDDDSDDIFGCTRIHQEVGSEYLQEVGMPCYASSVIEDEVNFQQTARSMHAAGVYVMYLDGSAHFKGDQIYPEIWSKLHNRNNKEFIGDEAP